ATGGTTGAAGGCATTTGTTGTTTTTAAAAGCTGAATAGCCTGGTCCTTTTTTTCAGTTTCATATCGTGTATTGATCTCATTGATACGATCATTTTCAATACTTTTTGTGCTATTTTTATAATCCTGATAGGCTGAATCTAAGGTAAAATAAGCCCGTTCATAATCTCCTTTTAATGCGTGTGCTACTTGTAGATTCTGGTAATAGAATAATTTATTTTGCTTGCCTTTATGTGTTTTGATAAACTGCAATCCAGCATTGAAATAATAGATCGCCGAGTCCACTTGATGATTATTCAAAAAATTTTTTGCCAAATTCGCATACGCATAGGCATTGAGCGCCTTGCTTGAAGATAAATAATTAAAATACTTTTGGGATGCCTCTACTGCTTTTCGACTATTACCTATGCTAAAAAAATACTGCGCCTGTAAATTATACATGCGCATAATAATAGCAGAATCAGCCGTTTTATTTGCATAATATCTGCAGCTATCCAGTGTTAATTTTAATTTCTCAAAATCATGCAATTCAATATACTGTATAAATTTAATCTCCTGATAGGCCTGTGCAACATGTGGGTCGGATCTGTTGGGATGATAATAATACCACGACTCGTTATCTTTGAGTGCCTGGTTATAATCAGCGCGGCGATAATTTGCATTGGCCAATAGATTAAAAAAAAGAAAACTAAACCTACTTTTATTTGCTAATGCATATTCTTTCGCATCGATAATTTGTTCCATGATGCCAATAGTAGTCACATCATTAAAACTAAAATTAGCTCTTATTTTAAAGTAATCCTTCAGAACATGCAAATCGGGAGACATTGTTCTCCCATCAAGGTTTTTCAGCGCAATTTCTATTGAATCAATTTTATCATCCAACAAGTAGTTATACGCCAAAAAAATCCAATTATAGCCAGAAATATTAAAATATCTATCCTTAGCAAACTCCGTTGTCTTCTTTGCTATAATAGATTGATCCCTAAAATCCTGTAGAGCGAGAAATTTTAATAATGTGTCCTGATAGGTTAAATCAAGTGCCTTATCTTCAGTATGCGCATTATTTCTAGACGTCTGACGGTCACTTTGATAACAAGAAAGTAACTGTGCCATTAGCACGAGAGATAAAAAACAAAAAGTAAATCTTGTCAAATTTCGTATCATCAGAATATAACTATCTGTTTAAATTTACATGAAGGTCTTATATTTTTCCATTACCTCCTTCATTAACTATAATAAGCTTTCACAAGATATCAACAGCTATAAAAAAATAGGCAAGGCACTACTATCCATATCATGTTATCTATTGTCGAATATCGGAATATTATCAAAAAAACCAATATATACTTTCAAAAGTATTTAACCCCACTGATACTTATGTTAATATTCTTCCTCAGTAAAAACACCGAGTGCAATTATTGATCGCAGATAGAGTTAATTTTCTTTTACTTCCTACAAACATACAAATTGGTCAACAATGAAAACTTACTATTTAATAATCGCAATATATGACTCAATATTTGCATCGATAAAGAGAATTTCGTTTTTTTATCAAAACGTGTAACGAAATAGCCATACCACATACTTATATCATAAAGCATCACGCTAAAACGTAATATGGTAAATAGCCTAATCTTTACTTACATAAACTGGACTATAGATAGTGATATCTTTGTTATTCCACTTATTGAACACCCTATTCGCTGGTACGGACTATTTTGGTTATTGGGTATTGTATTATGTTATAAGATATTAGGATCATTATTTAAGAAAGAAGGTCGGCCACCCGAGTTTTTAGATCAACTAACCATTTATATTGTTTTTGGTACTGTCATTGGCGCTAGACTAGGGCATGTATTATTTTACGATCCCGGTTATTACCTCAATAATCCCTTAAAAATATTAGCCATATGGGAAGGTGGGCTGGCAAGCCACTGTGGCGGTATAGGCATACTAATCGCAATCTATTTATTTGCAAAAAAACAGCAACTTCCTTTTCTCTGGCTTGCAGATCGGATTGCTTTGGTCGTCCCTTTAGCTGGTGTTTGCATTCGATTGGGCAACTTAATGAACTCTGAAATGATTGGCACAGCAAGTAGCTTACCTTGGGCCTTTGTGTTTACCCATATCGATACTATCCCCCGGCATCCAGCACAGCTTTATGAAGCCTTATTTTGTCTCTTATTATTCGTATTGTTATATCGTTTATGGAAAGAAAACAAGCTTCGACGTAACAATGGAAACTATTTCGCCTTGCTGTTGGTTTTGCTGTTTTCGTTCAGGTTTTTAGATGAGTTTTTGAAAATCAATCAAGAGCATTTTGAAGACTCCTTATTGATCAATATGGGACAGCTGCTTAGTATACCCTTCATTCTTATTGGAGCTGGCCTATTTATTTTCAATCGTTGTCGAGAAAGAATACCGAATATAACGTA
The DNA window shown above is from Sphingobacterium thalpophilum and carries:
- a CDS encoding sensor histidine kinase produces the protein MAQLLSCYQSDRQTSRNNAHTEDKALDLTYQDTLLKFLALQDFRDQSIIAKKTTEFAKDRYFNISGYNWIFLAYNYLLDDKIDSIEIALKNLDGRTMSPDLHVLKDYFKIRANFSFNDVTTIGIMEQIIDAKEYALANKSRFSFLFFNLLANANYRRADYNQALKDNESWYYYHPNRSDPHVAQAYQEIKFIQYIELHDFEKLKLTLDSCRYYANKTADSAIIMRMYNLQAQYFFSIGNSRKAVEASQKYFNYLSSSKALNAYAYANLAKNFLNNHQVDSAIYYFNAGLQFIKTHKGKQNKLFYYQNLQVAHALKGDYERAYFTLDSAYQDYKNSTKSIENDRINEINTRYETEKKDQAIQLLKTTNAFNHQIMVQQRWIFVILFALIFSIAFFIYYRNKQKLLKNINQRIVAENRQLILEQKTRQNQLNPHFIYNAIANLQGLISSEQKAKANQYLILLSRQIRDILELNREEYISLDQEIKSLKNYILLQQMRYQDVFDFEIESGNLDVDDVMIPPMLIQPFVENAIEHAFKNLNYRGQLQILFNQQADQLHIVISDNGWGMRTDKKENAHKTSLSQVITKERLELLFTDPKQKARIEIKPNYKEDKSGYRVEIYIPLVLYFN
- the lgt gene encoding prolipoprotein diacylglyceryl transferase; protein product: MVNSLIFTYINWTIDSDIFVIPLIEHPIRWYGLFWLLGIVLCYKILGSLFKKEGRPPEFLDQLTIYIVFGTVIGARLGHVLFYDPGYYLNNPLKILAIWEGGLASHCGGIGILIAIYLFAKKQQLPFLWLADRIALVVPLAGVCIRLGNLMNSEMIGTASSLPWAFVFTHIDTIPRHPAQLYEALFCLLLFVLLYRLWKENKLRRNNGNYFALLLVLLFSFRFLDEFLKINQEHFEDSLLINMGQLLSIPFILIGAGLFIFNRCRERIPNIT